TCAGCCCTAGCTTTTGTACTTTTCCAAGGAAGCCTTCATGCCGGACACCCAGTCCCTCAACGCTGCATTCATGGTCGTTCAGAGCAACAGCCTGGATGAGTTGCGCAGCCTTGTGATCAGCATTATGCGGCGCTATCCACTGGCTCCCCTGGAAAACGAAATTGCGCTTGTGCAGAGCAACGGCATCGCTCAATGGCTCAAGCTGGCGCTGGCTGAGGATCCTGAAGCGGACGACTCAGGCGGCTGTGGTATCGCCGCCGCCATTGATGTGCAACTGCCGGGCAGTTTCATGTGGCAGCTTTACCGGATGGTGCTGGGACGAGAGGAAATTCCAGCAAAGTCGCTGCTCGACAAGGCGCCGCTGACCTGGCGCCTGATGCGCCTGTTGCCACAGGTCATCACCCGACCGCATTTCGAACCGCTACAACGCTTCCTCACCCATGATGCCGATCTGCGCAAGCGTTACCAGTTGTCCGAACGTCTGGCAGACCTCTTCGACCAGTACCAGGTTTACCGCGCAGATTGGCTTGAGGACTGGGCAGAGGGGCATCATCAACTCCGCAATGTAAGAGGTGAAGCGAAGCCGCTCTCACCAACCAGTTGCTGGCAGGCCGAGTTGTGGCGCGCCCTGCTGGACGATGTGGGCGAGCAAGGCATGGCCCAAAGTCGGGCAGGCGTGCACCAGCGGTTCATGGAGCGCATCAACAGTCTTGAGCGCGCACCTCTCGGTCTTCCCCAGCGGGTTATCGTATTCGGAATTTCGTCGCTGCCTGCTCAGGTACTGGAGGCATTGGCCGGGCTATCCCGTTTCAGCCAGGTTTTGTTGTGCGTCCATAACCCCTGCCGTTATCACTGGGCCGATATCGTTGCCGACAAAGATCTCTTGCGTCATCAATACAAGCGGCAAGCCCGAAAAAACGGCATGCCCGTAGTGCTGGATTCGGAATCACTCCACCAACATGCTCACCCGCTACTCGCAGCGTGGGGCAAGCAAGGTCGTGATTACATCAACCTTCTCGACAGCTACGACGAGCCTGACAGCTATCGCGCAGCATTTCGCAACGGACGCATCGACCTGTTCAGCGAAACCCAGCCGAACAACATGCTCAATCAGTTACAGGACGACATTCTGGAACTGCGGCCGTTCAGCGAGACTCGAGCACTCTGGCCGGCAGTCGACCTGACTCAAGACGACTCGATCCGCTTTCACATTGCCCATAGCGCCCAGCGCGAAGTGGAAATTCTTCACGACCAGCTCCTGGCCCGTTTCAGTGGCAACCCTCAATTACGCCCGCGCGACGTGATCGTGATGGTGCCTGACATCGACAGTTATGCGCCGCATATTCGCGCCGTATTTGGGCAACTGGATCGTCAGGACCCTCGCTTCATTCCTTTCACCATGGCCGATCAGGGGCAGCGCGGACGGGATCCATTACTCATCGCTGTCGAACATCTGCTCAAGCTGCCGGACAGTCGATTCCCCGTCAGTGAAATCCTCGACTTGCTCGATGTTCCTGCGTTACGCGCCAGGTTTGGTGTGCAGGAGCGAGACTTGCCGACTCTGCATCGCTGGATCGAAGGTGCTGGCGTGCGTTGGGGTATCGATGCAGGGCAACGTGCCGAACTGGGATTACCCGACCAACTGGAGCAAAACAGTTGGCGCTTTGGCTTGCGTCGGATGCTGCTCGGTTACGCCGTTGGCAGTTCAGGTACCTGTGGAGATATCGAGCCTTACGATGAGATCGGTGGTCTCGATGCCGCGTTGATCGGTCCGTTGGTAGCGTTGCTGGATGCACTGGAGCTCTCGCATCAGCAACTGATGAAACCCGCGCAACCACAGGAATGGGGGCATCGGCTTCAGGCGTTGATGCAGCTGTTTTTCAAACCCGAAGATGAACATGATGACTACCTGCTGGCTCAACTCGAGGAGTTGCGCGAAACCTGGCTGGAAACCTGCGAGGCCGTCGGTCTGCTGGACGAGCTGCCACTGACCGTCGTCCGTGAGGCCTGGCTGGCGGGGCTGGATCAGGGGCGTCTGTCGCAGCGCTTCCTGGCGGGGGCTGTGAACTTTTGCACGCTGATGCCGATGCGCGCGATCCCGTTCAGGCTGGTTTGCCTGTTGGGCATGAACGATGGCGATTATCCACGCGCTCAACCGCCGCTGGACTTCGACCTCATGGGCAGTGATTACCGGCCGGGAGATCGCTCCCGTCGGGAGGATGATCGCTATCTTTTGCTTGAAGCGCTCTTGTCCGCCCGCCATCAGCTCTACATCAGTTGGGTCGGCCGCAGCATTCGCGACAATAGCGAGCGGCCAGCCTCTGTGTTGATCGGCCAGTTGCGCGATCATCTTGCCAATGGATGGCGATCGGTCGACGACAACGAAGATCTTCTGATTGCCATGACCCAGGAGCATCCGTTGCAGCCATTCAGTTCGCGCTACTTCCATGAGGAAGACAAACTGTTCAGCTATGCCAGCGAATGGCAGGTGCTGCACCAGCATCACGAGCAGAATGACGTCACAACAATGCTTGCGCCCCATGTCCAGGAGGAACCGTTGAGTCTGGAGCTGCTGCAGGACTTCCTGCGCAATCCGGTCCGACACTTTTTCACTCAGCGACTCAAGGTTTACTTCGAAGCGGCGCAGGTACCTCAGGCTGACGAGGAACCCTTTGTGCTGGATGCGTTGCAGCGATACATGCTCAGCGACAGCTTGCTTGGGGCAGCCTTGAGACACCCGAACAATGTTGATCAGGCGCTCGAGTCTCAAGCCCGACGCCTGCAGAACAGCGGACTGCTGCCCATGGCCGGGTTCGGTGAATGCCTTCAACGAGAGTTGATCGAGCCTTTGCCAGACTTGTTGCAACGATATCAACAGCTGTTGGCGTTATGGCCAACACCGCTAACCAACGCGCTACCGATCAATTTTGAATGGCAGGAACTGCGCCTTGAAGGATGGCTAGGCGGTTTGCACCGGCGCGCCGATGGCGGCGTACTGTCGGTCACAACAATCCCCAACAGCATAGGCTCGATCAAGAGCCGCAAATGGCACCGCATTACCAAGCCCTGGGTCAGCCATCTTGTCGCGTGTGCCAGTGGTCTCTCTCTGACGACCGCACTGGTGGCCAGTGATGACACGCTCCTTCTTGAACCTCTGGGACAGACTCAAGCGGGGCGAATTCTCGAGGATCTGCTGCTCGCCTGGCAGACGGGTATGCGCCAGCCTCTGCCGGTCGCGGTGAAAACAGCTTTCGCATGGCTGGGGCAGACCGATCCGGTCAAGGCTGAAGCGGCTGCCCGCAAAGCCTATGAGGGGGATGGTCAGACCAGCGAAGGCGAGCGTCGCGAAAGCCCGGCTTTGTCCCGACAATTCGCCGATTTCGATGCACTGCAGGCGGATGAAACCTTTTCCGGTTGGTGTGATGCACTGTATCGCCCTTTGCTTGAGGCACCGTGGCGCTCATGGACTCACGAGGAGGCAGGCGCATGAGCAACCAACAGCCGCTCGCGCTGGTATTCCCGTTAAGAGGCAGTCAGCTGATCGAAGCCAGTGCGGGCACTGGCAAGACGTTTACCATTTCGGCGTTGTATCTGCGGTTGATCCTCGGCCACGGAGGCGAGGTGAGCGGTTTCGGTCGAGAGCTGCTGCCCCCGCAGATTCTCGTGGTGACCTTCACCGACGCGGCCACCAAAGAGTTACGCGAACGCATCCGTACGCGCCTGGCCGAAGCTGCCCGTTTCTTCCGTGACGAGACGCCTCCCCCTGATGCGCTGATCGATGAATTGCGAGCACAGTTCGATCCGCAACAATGGCCCGGCTGCGCTAACCGCCTGGACATTGCTGCGCAATGGATGGACGAAGCCGCGGTCTCGACGATCCACAGTTGGTGTCAGCGAATGCTGCGCGAGCATGCATTCGACAGCGGAAGTTTGTTTACCCAGACTCTGGAAACCGATCACAGCGACTTGCTCGGCGAAGTGCTGCGCGATTATTGGCGGCTGTTCTGCTATCCGATGCAGGGCGATGCCTTGAACTGGGTTCGCAGTCACTGGGGAGGTCCGGCGGCCCTGTTGCCGCGTGTGCGTGGGCTGTTTGGCACCGAGCGCGAAGGGGACTCTGACAAGACCCCATCCGAGCTGATCGAAGAGTGTCTGCAGGAGCGCCGTGCGGCATTGGTGGAGTTGAAGAGACCATGGCGGCAGTGGGCCGATGAGTTACTCGCCATCTGCCATCAGGGCGTCGCCAACAAAACCGTGGACGGGCGCAAGATGCAGGCCCGCTATTTTGAACCCTGGTTCGAAAAGCTCAAGGCCTGGGCCGAGGACGAGACGCTCGAACAACTGGATATCGGTACCGGGTTCGCCCGGCTCACGCCGGATGGCATGGCTGAGGCCTGGAAAGGCGAGCCGCCGAGTCACCCGGGCCTGGATGCCATGCCTGTGCTCAAGTCGAGCCTCGACAATTTGCCGACGCCCGATGCGGTCGTGCTGCAGCATGCTGCCAAATGGGTTGGTGCTCGCTTTGAGGACGAGAAGCGCCGTCGGGCCGAAATGGGTTTCGACGACATGCTGTTACGTCTGGATGCGGCCTTGCAGTCCGATGGTGGGGAACGTCTCGCCACGCTTATCCGCGAGCAGTTCCCGGTCGCCCTGATCGATGAGTTCCAGGACACGGACCCGGTGCAGTACCGGATCTTCGAAAGCATCTATCGAATCGAAGAGGATAATCCCGAGACCGGGTTGTTCCTGATTGGCGATCCTAAACAGGCGATCTATGCCTTTCGTGGCGCGGACATCTACACCTACCTGCGAGCCCGACAGGCCACAACCGGGCGCCTGCATACCCTGGGCACGAACTTCCGCTCCAGTCACGGGATGGTCAGTGCGGTCAATCATGTGTTCGAACGTGCCGAGTCCCGTGAGCAAGGGCGCGGAGCATTTCTGTTCCGAGAGAAAAACAACGATAACCCGGTGCCGTTCCAGCCTGTGGAGGCTCAGGGTCGTAAAGAACATTTGCAGGTATCCGGGCAGGACGTACCGGCGCTGAACATCTGGCATTTATCCACCGACAAGCCACTGTCCGGGGCGGTTTATCGCCAGCAGTTGGCGGCAGCCTGCGCCAGTGAGATCACGACCCTGCTCAATGGCGGGCAAACCGGTCGTGCCGGGTTTGCGCAGGAGGGCAAGGATTGGCGTGGGCTGCGGCCGGCGGACATTGCGGTCCTGGTGCGCGACGGTAAAGAGGCGCAGGCGATACGCGGTGAACTTGCAGCGCGCGGAGTACGCAGCGTTTATCTCTCGGACAAGGACTCGGTCTTCGCCGCTCAGGAAGCCCATGATCTGCTGTCATGGCTCAAGGCATGCGCCGAGCCGGATGTCGAACGCTCCCTGAAAGCGGCGCTGGCGTGCATCACGCTGAACCTGCCGCTGGCTGAGCTGGAGCGTCTGAACCAGGACGAGCTGGTTTGGGAAGCCCGGGTCATGCAGTTCCGTGGTTATCGTGAGCTCTGGCGCAAGCAAGGGGTGCTGCCGATGTTGCGGCGCCTGCTGCACGACTTTCAATTACCGCAGATGCTCATCGCCCGAAGTGATGGCGAGCGGGTGCTGACCAACCTGTTGCACCTGTCGGAGCTGTTGCAACAGGCCGCGTCGGAACTCGATGGCGAGCAGGCACTGATCCGTCATCTGGCCGAGCATCTGGCGCTGTCCGGCCAGGCAGGTGAAGAGCAGATCCTGCGTCTTGAAAGCGACGAACAACTGGTCAAGGTCGTGACCATTCACAAGTCCAAGGGGCTTGAATACCCGTTGGTGTTCCTGCCGTTCATCTGCTCGGCCAAACCTGTGGATGGCAGTCGATTGCCGTTGCATTACCACGATGAGTCCGGCAAGGCCCGCATCAGTCTGAAACCCGACGCCGAACTGATTGCGCTGGCGGACAACGAGCGCCTGGCGGAGGACCTTCGGTTGCTCTACGTCGCGCTGACCCGCGCACAACATGCGTGCTGGCTTGGGGTGACGGATCTCAAGCGCGGCAATCACAGCAGCTCGGTGCTGCACCTTTCTGCACTGGGCTATCTGTTGGGTGGCGGTGCAATGTTGAATGAGTCCAGCGGATTGGCTCGCTGGCTGGACGATCTGCAACAGGATTGCTCGGCACTGAGCGTTGTTGAAATGCCGGAGGCCACCAGCGAGGAGTACCAGCCTCCGCGTAACGAAGCCACGCTTCGTGCCACCCTTTTGCCGACCCGCAGGGCCAGCGAGAACTGGTGGATCGCTTCGTACAGCGCCTTGCGCATCAGTGACGTGCTGAGCGTCGGCAATGACGAAGCTCCCGACAGTCCGCAAGCGCAAAAGCTGTTCGACGACGAACGCCTCGATCCCGAAGCTCCACGCGAGATCATCGCCGGCGGGGCCGATATTCACCGCTTCCCTCGCGGGCCGAATCCGGGAACGTTTCTTCACGGTTTGCTGGAGTGGGCAGGGGAGGAAGGGTTCGCGGTCACCCGCGAGTCGTTGGACGATGCGATTGCCCGGCGTTGCAATCGGCGGGGCTGGGAAGGCTGGATCAGCACCCTCGTAGACTGGTTGCAACACTTGCTCAAACTACCGCTGCCAGCGGGCCTTGACCAACCGCCAGTGGTGCTTGAGCAATTGAAGCAATATCGGGTCGAGATGGAATTCTGGTTCGCCAGCCACAAAGTCGACGTCCTCAAGCTCGACGAACAGGTGCGTCAATTCACCCACAACGGTGTTGCCCGGGTGGGCGCCGAAGCGGTGCAGCTCAATGGCATGTTCAAAGGCTTTATTGACCTGACGTTCGAGCACGAGGGTCGTTACTACGTGGCCGATTACAAATCCAACTGGCTGGGTGTCGATGACGCTGCGTACACCGAACGGGCCATGGAGCAGTCGATACTCGACAACCGTTACGACCTGCAATACGTGCTGTACCTGTTGGCTTTGCATCGTCAGCTCAAGGCACGGCTCGCCGATTACGACTACGACCGGCATATCGGCGGCGCGTTGTATCTGTTCCTGCGCGGGACGCGCGCCCCCGGCGGTGGAGTTTACTTCGCGCGACCACCACGGGATCTGATCGAGCGTCTGGACTTCATGTTCCAGGGCAAACCGCAACCCAAGGCCGAGCCCGCGTGGGAACAGGGAGTACTGCTATGAACCGGACATTCGCCGACCTGCTGCCAACGCCGCTGACCGCCGAAAGCCTCGCGCAACTGACGCCCCTGACCCGTGCCGATGACCTGTTGCTGTTGCTGACACAATGGGTCGAGCGTGGCTGGTTGCGGGCGCTGGACAAGGCATTCGTGGCCTTTCTTCATGAGTTGGCGCCCGATGTCGATCCGTTGGTGTTGCTCGCCGCCGCATTGACCAGTCACCAGCTCGGCCATGGTCATGTCTGCCTGGATCTGTTCGAAACCCTCAAGGCACCGGATTTTGCACTTTCCCTGCCGCCGGAGGGGGATGCGCAACCCGGCGTGTTGCTGCTGCCATCGCAATTGCTCGAAACCCTCGACGGAGCGCACTGGTGCAAGGTGCTGGCCGGCAGTTCGCTGGTGGCACTGGCCGCCGACGAAGGTGCGTCGGCTCAGGAGCGCCCGCTGGTGTTGTCCGGCAAACGCTTGTACTTGCGGCGCTATTGGGCCTACGAGCGGCGTATCGACAGCGCATTGCGTCAGCGGCTCGCGGAGCAGGAAGCGACACCACCTGATCTTGCCCGTCGGCTGGACGCACTGTTCGATCCGGCCCAGCGTGCGGATGTCATCGACTGGCAGAAACTCGCCTGCGCCCTGGCCACCCGAAGTGCCTTCAGCATCATCACGGGTGGCCCGGGCACCGGCAAGACGACGACGGTGGTCCGTCTGCTGGCGTTGCTCCAGGCACCTGCGGTCGAGGCGCATCAGCCATTACGCATACGGCTCGCGGCGCCTACCGGTAAGGCGGCGGCGCGGCTGACCGAGTCCATCAGCCAGCAGGTGCAATCGCTGAAGGTCGCTGATAGCGTCCGGGAAAAAATCCCGACCGAGGTGACCACGGTGCACCGCCTGCTCGGCAGTCGTCCCGGCACGCGGCACTTTCGCCACCATGCCGGTAACCGTCTGCCCCTGGACGTTCTGGTGGTCGATGAGGCGTCCATGATCGACCTGGAAATGATGGCCAATCTGCTCGATGCCTTGCCGCCTCACGCCCGATTGGTGTTGCTGGGCGACAAGGATCAACTGGCCTCCGTGGAGGCGGGTGCGGTGCTGGGAGATTTGTGCCGCGATGCCGAAGCCGGTTGGTACAGTCCGCAGACTCGCCAGTGGCTGGAACAGGTGAGCGGTGAATCCCTGCAGGATAGCGGCTTGCACGAAGGCTCTGACGGCTCGCATCCGTTGGCCCAGCAGGTGGTGATGCTGCGTCACTCGCGGCGTTTCGGCGAGGGCAGCGGAATCGGCCAACTGGCGCGACGAGTGAATCAGCAACTCCCGGACGAGGCTCGCCAGTTACTGGATGCCAAAACCCATGGCGATGTGTTTTCGCTGCCGCTTCAAAACGAGCACGACCGGAAACTTGAGCATCTGGTGCTAGATGGACACGGCGAAGGCCCTCACGGTTATCGACACTATCTGAGCGTATTGCGCGATCAACGTCCGGCGAGCGGAACGCCGCTCGAGAACCCGGGTTGGGTCGACTGGGCGCGTGACGTCCTGCGGGCCTTCGATACCTTCCAGTTGTTGTGCGCAGTGCGCAAAGGGCCGTGGGGTGTGGAGGGGCTGAACCAGCGCATCACCGACGCGTTGCTTAAGGCGCGACTGATCGAGAGCGACCAGCAATGGTACGAAGGCCGGCCGGTGCTGATGACCCGAAATGACTACGGTCTGGGGCTGATGAACGGTGACATCGGTATCGCTCTGAAACTGCCCGAGCTCGATGGGCCGGATGCCGGTAAGTCGGTGTTGCGAGTGGCGTTCCCGCGTAACGACGGGTGCGGCGGGGTGCGTTTCGTGCTGCCGAGCCGGCTCAACGATGTCGAGACCGTCTACGCGATGACTGTGCACAAGTCACAGGGCTCGGAGTTTGCCCATACCGCGTTGATCCTGCCGGACGCCCTGAATCCCGTGTTGACCAAGGAGCTGATCTACACCGGAATTACCCGGGCCAAGGACTGGTTCACCTTGATCGAGCCTCGGGGTGGTGTGTTTGAAGAGGCGGTGCAGCGCAAGGTGAAGCGCTTGAGCGGACTGATGCTGGAACTGGAAGAAGGGACGCCGCATAAAGGATGAAGGTGCCTTCGATTGCCGCCGATAATTGACCGACCGGTCAGAGGTCGCTGTATCGCTGGCGTTCCAACGCTGTGCTATCGTTGCGGCATCATTTCGTAACGATCCAAGAGAATCCCTGCATGAAGGTGGCTGTCTGGGCGACAGAGCGCGTAGTTGGCTGCAAGCGGGCGTTGCTTGCCGGTGTGCTCTGTTTGCTCTCGGGTGTGGCCGCTGCCCAGACTCAACCCCCGGCGGGCATGGCCGAACAGCGGGCCAAATCCGTCACCCAGGTTGTCCTCGGTATCCTCAGTTACGCGCGCTGGCCGGTAGAGCCGGCGCAATTGCGCCTGTGCATCGTCGGTCCAACCGAATACACCGACGACCTGGTCAAGGGTACGACCCAGGCCACGGGGCGTCCGGTCATCGTGCGTCGACTGTTGGCTGACAATCCGGCCATCGTCAGCGAGTGCGACGCGGTCTACATCGGCAAACTCACGACCGACGAACGCAGCCGGCTGTTCGCATCCCTGATTGGTCATCCGGTGCTGAGCATCAGCGAAGGCGGCGATCAATGCACGGTCGGCAGCCTGTTCTGCCTGCGGGTCGGCGATGAGCAAGTGTCGTTCGAGGTCAATCTCGACTCCGTCGCCCGCAGCGGCGTGCGCATTCACCCCAGCGTGCTGCAGTTGTCGCGCCGCAAACCGGCGGTGCCATGAGACGCGTCAAATCCACAGGGCGCCCGACCCTCGGCTCGGTCATCGGCCGTGGCAACCTGATTGTGGCGCTGGTCGCCGTGGCAATGGCCAGTGTGTCGCTGACGCTGCTTGGGGTGCTGGCGCTGCGGGTCTATGCCGATCACAACCTGCACTTGATCGCGCGCTCGATCAGTTACACGGTGGAAGCTGCCGTGGTGTTCAACGACAAGGCCGCCGCGACCGAAGCGCTGGCGTTGATCGCCTCGACCGAAGAAGTGGCGGATGCCCAGGTGCTGGACACTCAGGGCCAATTGCTCGCGCGCTGGCAGCGTCCGGAGAACGGCCTGATTTCCGAGCTGGAGATGCAGGTCGCGCGAGTCATTCTGGAAAAACCCATCAACCTGCCGATCCAGCATCAGGATCGCGAGATCGGGCGCATCTTGCTGATTGGCCACGGCGGCAGCCTGATGCGCTTTCTGTTGAGCGGTCTGGCGGGGATCATTCTCTGTACGGCGATCAGCGCTTGGGTCGCGCTCTTTCTGGCGCGACGTCAATTGCGCAGGATCATCGGCCCGTTGCACAGCCTGGCGGCGGTGGCGCATGCGGCCCGTAGCGAGCGGGCACTGGATCGACGGGTGCCACGGGCAAAGATTGCCGAACTGGACAACCTGGGCAATGACTTCAATGCCTTGCTCGATGAGCTCGAAGACTGGCAAACCCACCTGCAAAGCGAAAACGAAACCCTCGCCCATCAGGCCAGTCACGACAGTCTCACCGGATTGCCGAACCGGGCCTTTTTCGAGGGCCGCCTGATCCGTGCGCTACGCAGCGCCCACAAACTGAACGAGCGCGTGGCAGTGCTGTTTCTCGACAGCGACCGCTTCAAGGACATCAACGACAGCTTCGGTCATGCCGCCGGCGACGCAGTGCTGGTGGCGGTAGCCAATCGGGTGCGGGCGCAGTTGCGTGAAGAGGATCTGGTGGCGCGTCTGGGCGGTGATGAGTTTGCCGTTCTGCTGACACCCCTGCACAAGACCGAAGACGCCGAGCGCATTGCCGACAAGATCCTCGCCAGCATGGACACCCCGATTGCACTGCCGGGCGACAGCAGTGTCGTGACTTCGCTCAGTATCGGCATCGCCGTTTACCCCGATCATGGCGCCACGCCCGGCACCTTGCTCGATGCGGCAGATGCCGCCATGTATCAAGCCAAGCGTTTGTCGCGCGGCGCCCAATTCACGGCCGGGTCGGAGCACCCGGTCGATCCCGTTCAAACCAGGAGCTGATGCCCGTGTTCTCATTTTCCTTTCGACTGTTTTCCACTTTGTTGCTGACCGCCATGCTGGCCTTGACCGGTTGTCAGACCGCCCCGCAAAAAGGCCTGACGCCGGCCCAGGTCGCAGTCCTCAAGCAGCAAGGCTTCGAGCTGACCGATGACGGCTGGGAATTCGGCCTGTCGGGCAAAGTGCTGTTTGGCAGCGATGTCGAAAGCCTGAACAAGCAAAGTACCGAAATCGTCGAACGTATCGGCAAAGCGTTGCTGGGCGTTGGCATCGAGCGGGTACGGGTGGATGGCCACACCGACGCCTCGGGCAAGGAAACCTACAACCAGCAACTGTCACTGCGCCGCGCGAAAAGCGTCGGCAAAGTGCTGACCTCGGTCGGCATGAAGGAGGAGAACATCCAGCTGCAAGGCCTTGGCAGCCGCGAACCGGTCGCCTCCAACGACACCGCTGCCGGCCGCACCGAAAACCGCCGGGTGTCGATTGTGGTCAGCGCCGATTAATCGGCGAACTGCATTTCGCGGGTCTCGCCCATCAACAGACCCTGATTGCGCTCGGTCACCTCACGGATGTAATCCCACAACAGGGTGATCCGTTTCAACTTGCGCAGATCCTCCCGGCAGTACATCCAGAACTGCCGGGTGATATCGATTTCCTCCGGCAACACCGGCAGCAGGCGCGGATCCTGGGCCGCGAGGAAGCACGGCAGAATCGCCAATGAGCGCCCCTGCTGCGCCGCCACGAACTGCGCAATCACGCTGGTGCTGCGCAAATTGGCGCTGGCGCCGGGCAACACATTCGCCAGATACAGCAGCTCCGAGCTGAACGCCAGGTCATCCACGTAACTGATGAATTGATGCTTGCCCAGGTCGGCGGGGCGGCGGATCGGTGGGTGCTTGTCCAGGTATTCCTGGGTTGCGTAGAGCTGCAAACGGTAGTCGCAGAGTTTGCAGCACACGTACGGCCCGTGTTCCGGGCGTTCGAGGGCGATGACGATGTCGGCCTCGCGTTTGGACAGGCTGATGAAGTGCGGCAGCGGCAGGATGTCCACCGAAATCGCCGGGTAGGCGTCGACGAAATGGCTCAATTGCGGGGTGATGAAGAAGCTGCCGAAACCTTCGGTGCAGCCCATCCGCACATGCCCGGAGAGCGCGACGCCGGAGCCCGACACTTGCTCGCAAGCCATGTGCAGCGTGCTTTCGATCGACTCGGCATAACTCAGCAGGCGCTGGCCTTCGGCAGTCAGTACGAAACCACTGGTGCGAGACTTTTCGAACAGCAAAGTGCCAAGCGCCGCTTCCAGCGAACTGATCCGCCGCGAAACGGTGGTGTAGTCCACCGCCAGGCGTTTGGCCGCGGTGCTGGCCTTGCGGGTACGGGCGACTTCGAGGAAAAACTTGAGGTCGTCCCAGTTCAGCGAGCCTAGAGAGGTGATGTTTTTTTGCATGATGGACGGGCTTATATATGCGTTCTTATTAGAAGTTTGCACATCTATACTCCAAAAACAGTCCGACAACCAATTCGCGACACACGCCTCATCTCAAGGCGAACCTTTCGCCTTGGCTCCCAAGATAAAAACAATTTCTGGAGACCAGCATGAACGCATCGCTTACGCCCAACGAAACCACGATCCAGAAGGTCAAGCTGCTGATCGACGGCGAGTGGGTCGAGTCGCAGACCACCGAGTGGCACGACATCGTCAACCCGGCGACCCAGCAGGTTCTGGCCAAGGTTCCGTTCGCCACCGCCGCTGAAGTTGACGCCGCCGTCAGTGCCGCCCAGCGCGCCTTCCAGACCTGGAAGCTGACCCCGATTGGCGCGCGCATGCGCATAATGCTCAAGCTGCAAGCGTTGATCCGCGAGCATTCCAAACGCATCGCCGTGGTCCTGAGCGCCGAGCAGGGCAAGACCATTGCCGACGCCGAGGGCGATATTTTCCGTGGCCTGGAAGTGGTCGAACACGCCTGCTCTATCGGCAGCCTGCAAATGGGCGAGTTCGCCGAGAACGTTGCCGGCGGCGTTGACACCTACACCCTGCGTCAGCCGATCGGCGTCTGCGCCGGCATCACGCCGTTCAACTTCCCGGCAATGATTCCGCTGTGGATGTTCCCGATGGCCATCGCCTGCGGC
The window above is part of the Pseudomonas fluorescens genome. Proteins encoded here:
- the recB gene encoding exodeoxyribonuclease V subunit beta; protein product: MSNQQPLALVFPLRGSQLIEASAGTGKTFTISALYLRLILGHGGEVSGFGRELLPPQILVVTFTDAATKELRERIRTRLAEAARFFRDETPPPDALIDELRAQFDPQQWPGCANRLDIAAQWMDEAAVSTIHSWCQRMLREHAFDSGSLFTQTLETDHSDLLGEVLRDYWRLFCYPMQGDALNWVRSHWGGPAALLPRVRGLFGTEREGDSDKTPSELIEECLQERRAALVELKRPWRQWADELLAICHQGVANKTVDGRKMQARYFEPWFEKLKAWAEDETLEQLDIGTGFARLTPDGMAEAWKGEPPSHPGLDAMPVLKSSLDNLPTPDAVVLQHAAKWVGARFEDEKRRRAEMGFDDMLLRLDAALQSDGGERLATLIREQFPVALIDEFQDTDPVQYRIFESIYRIEEDNPETGLFLIGDPKQAIYAFRGADIYTYLRARQATTGRLHTLGTNFRSSHGMVSAVNHVFERAESREQGRGAFLFREKNNDNPVPFQPVEAQGRKEHLQVSGQDVPALNIWHLSTDKPLSGAVYRQQLAAACASEITTLLNGGQTGRAGFAQEGKDWRGLRPADIAVLVRDGKEAQAIRGELAARGVRSVYLSDKDSVFAAQEAHDLLSWLKACAEPDVERSLKAALACITLNLPLAELERLNQDELVWEARVMQFRGYRELWRKQGVLPMLRRLLHDFQLPQMLIARSDGERVLTNLLHLSELLQQAASELDGEQALIRHLAEHLALSGQAGEEQILRLESDEQLVKVVTIHKSKGLEYPLVFLPFICSAKPVDGSRLPLHYHDESGKARISLKPDAELIALADNERLAEDLRLLYVALTRAQHACWLGVTDLKRGNHSSSVLHLSALGYLLGGGAMLNESSGLARWLDDLQQDCSALSVVEMPEATSEEYQPPRNEATLRATLLPTRRASENWWIASYSALRISDVLSVGNDEAPDSPQAQKLFDDERLDPEAPREIIAGGADIHRFPRGPNPGTFLHGLLEWAGEEGFAVTRESLDDAIARRCNRRGWEGWISTLVDWLQHLLKLPLPAGLDQPPVVLEQLKQYRVEMEFWFASHKVDVLKLDEQVRQFTHNGVARVGAEAVQLNGMFKGFIDLTFEHEGRYYVADYKSNWLGVDDAAYTERAMEQSILDNRYDLQYVLYLLALHRQLKARLADYDYDRHIGGALYLFLRGTRAPGGGVYFARPPRDLIERLDFMFQGKPQPKAEPAWEQGVLL
- the recC gene encoding exodeoxyribonuclease V subunit gamma, which gives rise to MPDTQSLNAAFMVVQSNSLDELRSLVISIMRRYPLAPLENEIALVQSNGIAQWLKLALAEDPEADDSGGCGIAAAIDVQLPGSFMWQLYRMVLGREEIPAKSLLDKAPLTWRLMRLLPQVITRPHFEPLQRFLTHDADLRKRYQLSERLADLFDQYQVYRADWLEDWAEGHHQLRNVRGEAKPLSPTSCWQAELWRALLDDVGEQGMAQSRAGVHQRFMERINSLERAPLGLPQRVIVFGISSLPAQVLEALAGLSRFSQVLLCVHNPCRYHWADIVADKDLLRHQYKRQARKNGMPVVLDSESLHQHAHPLLAAWGKQGRDYINLLDSYDEPDSYRAAFRNGRIDLFSETQPNNMLNQLQDDILELRPFSETRALWPAVDLTQDDSIRFHIAHSAQREVEILHDQLLARFSGNPQLRPRDVIVMVPDIDSYAPHIRAVFGQLDRQDPRFIPFTMADQGQRGRDPLLIAVEHLLKLPDSRFPVSEILDLLDVPALRARFGVQERDLPTLHRWIEGAGVRWGIDAGQRAELGLPDQLEQNSWRFGLRRMLLGYAVGSSGTCGDIEPYDEIGGLDAALIGPLVALLDALELSHQQLMKPAQPQEWGHRLQALMQLFFKPEDEHDDYLLAQLEELRETWLETCEAVGLLDELPLTVVREAWLAGLDQGRLSQRFLAGAVNFCTLMPMRAIPFRLVCLLGMNDGDYPRAQPPLDFDLMGSDYRPGDRSRREDDRYLLLEALLSARHQLYISWVGRSIRDNSERPASVLIGQLRDHLANGWRSVDDNEDLLIAMTQEHPLQPFSSRYFHEEDKLFSYASEWQVLHQHHEQNDVTTMLAPHVQEEPLSLELLQDFLRNPVRHFFTQRLKVYFEAAQVPQADEEPFVLDALQRYMLSDSLLGAALRHPNNVDQALESQARRLQNSGLLPMAGFGECLQRELIEPLPDLLQRYQQLLALWPTPLTNALPINFEWQELRLEGWLGGLHRRADGGVLSVTTIPNSIGSIKSRKWHRITKPWVSHLVACASGLSLTTALVASDDTLLLEPLGQTQAGRILEDLLLAWQTGMRQPLPVAVKTAFAWLGQTDPVKAEAAARKAYEGDGQTSEGERRESPALSRQFADFDALQADETFSGWCDALYRPLLEAPWRSWTHEEAGA